A section of the Gallus gallus isolate bGalGal1 chromosome 4, bGalGal1.mat.broiler.GRCg7b, whole genome shotgun sequence genome encodes:
- the SPP1 gene encoding osteopontin precursor, which yields MKLAFLCLCFISIAAAWPVSKSRQHAISASSEEKYDPRSHHTHRYHQDHVDSQSQEHLQQTQNDLASLQQTHYSSEENADVPEQPDFPDIPSKSQEAMDDDDDDDNDSNDTDESDEVVTDFPTEAPVTPFNRGDNAGRGDSVAYGFRAKAHVVKASKLRKAARKLIEDDATAEVGDSQLAGLWLPKESREQDSRELAQHQSVENDSRPRFDSPEVDGGDSKASAGVDSRESLASASAVDTSNQTLESAEDAEDRHSIENNEVTR from the exons ATGAAGCTGGCATTTCTTTGCTTGTGCTTTATCAGCATTGCTGCTGCATGGCCA GTGAGCAAATCCAGGCAGCATGCCATTTCTGCcagctctgaagaaaaatac GACCCCAGGAGCCACCACACACACAGGTACCACCAGGATCACGTGGATTCTCAGTCTCAGGAGCACCTGCAGCAGACACAGAATGACCTGGCTTCACTTCAGCAG ACTCATtactcttcagaagaaaatgctgatgtCCCAGAACAGCCG GACTTTCCTGACATTCCTAGCAAGAGCCAAGAGGCCAtggatgatgatgatgatgatgacaatGATTCCAATGACACTGACGAGTCTGATGAAGTCGTCACAGACTTCCCCACAGAGGCACCCGTGACACCTTTCAACCGTGGGGACAACGCAGGCCGGGGTGACAGTGTGGCATATGGCTTCAGGGCCAAAGCCCACGTGGTGAAGGCGAGCAAGCTCCGCAAAGCTGCCAGGaag CTCATTGAGGATGACGCCACCGCGGAGGTTGGGGACAGCCAGCTAGCGGGCCTCTGGTTGCCCAAGGAGAGCCGCGAACAGGACAGCCGTGAGCTGGCCCAACATCAGAGCGTAGAGAACGACAGCCGGCCAAGATTTGACAGCCCTGAGGTGGACGGAGGAGACAGCAAGGCCAGTGCTGGGGTGGACAGCAGAGAGAGCCTGGCTAGCGCGTCCGCCGTCGACACCAGCAACCAGACGCTAGAGAGCGCTGAGGATGCCGAAGATCGCCACAGCATTGAAAACAACGAGGTCACCCGTTAA
- the MEPE gene encoding ovocleidin-116 precursor (The RefSeq protein has 9 substitutions compared to this genomic sequence) — protein MRATLFCLCLCLLGTVLPTPVSLPARARGNCPGQHQILLKGCNTKHGFYIFQYIYSHLMQKNQTQVKKEEGDHQGTIHGHWLGKVDGEAPGQGVGSSHVPEDKDSPKPHSHITPASKGEGRALRPGIGDSNSVYPTSTSVEGSGDMGSILLGEIINGEDGLPHSTHPGGPHGDGDGGNGVLVDGAVTAGRERASGSKGAGSEGGSHATVPDQGQAGTMGTGDSAITSVTDSAITSVTKKEDVHVDTEGIDEFAYIPDVDAVTITRGQDGETHISPEDEVKIFIGRANIQVGENDSSVGSAGATSEANVIPTVVTVRPQGHPEESATMATLHHGDSVTSRPVGHPSVGNSGDGATEIHSGQELEAPSPWESTGGDATVTMAVGVQSGKGRSGQRALGKHSLPATMTTRGGRGTASSGLTTGDCSTAASTPSRKGSHVVTAGQGESGEVGTAGPERQRSRVQQEVAPARGVVGGMVVPEGHRARVQQEVAPSRGVVGGMVVPEGHRARTQPEVASAPSTVGKAAPERHRNRAQQEVAPVPSMVVETVAPERHRARVRPESARLGQAARPEVAPAPSTGGRIVAPGGHRARVWPGAAPAPGVVGVARPAPSKAYNGDKRVAIGKSTDVPRDPWVWGSAHPQAQHTRGSTVAGGFAHLHRGQRLGGLTEMEHSRQVEQVRHADRLRLHERAVYGLSGVGGPLQPPAVHTDPWSADSSQSSEGRWGSHSDSREEDGEVRGYPYGRQSL, from the exons ATGCGCGCAACCctcttctgcctctgcctctgcctgctgggCACCGTGCTGCCCACGCCC GTGTCACTTCCAGCCAGGGCAAGAGGAAACTGCCCTGGACAGCACCAG ATACTGCTGAAAGGTTGCAACACCAAACATGGCTTCTACATCTTCCAGTACATTTACTCCCACCTCATGCAGAAAAATCAGACACAGGTCAAG AAAGAAGAAGGTGACCACCAGGGCACAATCCATGGCCACTGGCTGGGTAAGGTGGATGGGGAGGCCCCAGGGCAAGGTGCTGGAAGCAGCCATGTGCCGGAGGACAAGGACAGCCCCAAGACCCACAGCCACATCACTCCAGCAAGCAAAGGGGAAGGCCGTGCTCTGCGCCCCGGTattggtgacagcaacagtgtgTATCCCACCTCAACCAGTGTGGAAGGCAGCGGCGACATGGGTTCGATTTTGCTGGGGGAGATCATCAATGGCGAAGATGGCCTCCCCCAAAGCACCCACCCTGGTGGACCTCATGGAGATGGCGATGGTGGTAACGGTGTCCTGGTGGATGGGGCTGTGactgcagggagggagagggccTCTGGTTCCGAAGGGGCTGGGAGTGAGGGTGGTAGCCATGCCCCTGTGCCCGACCAAGGGCAAGCAGGCACCATGGGGACAGGAGACTCTGCCATCACCTCTGTCACAGACTCTGCCATCACCTCTGTCACCAAGAAGGAGGATGTCCATGTGGACACGGAAGGCATAGATGAGTTCGCATACATCCCTGATGTAGACGCTGTCACCATCACACGGGGGCAGGACGGTGAAACACATATCTCTCCGGAGGATGAGGTGAAGATCTTCATTGGAAGAGCCAACATCCAAGTGGGTGAGAATGACAGCAGTGTGGGCAGCGCTGGTGCTACCAGTGAGGCCAATGTCATCCCTACAGTGGTGACCGTCAGGCCTCAGGGACACCCTGAGGAATCAGCCACCATGGCCACCCTGCATCATGGGGACAGTGTCACCAGCAGGCCTGTGGGCCACCCTTCTGTAGGAAACAGTGGGGATGGTGCCACTGAAATCCACAGCGGACAAGAGCTGGAGGCCCCTAGCCCTTGGGAGAGCACTGGTGGCGATGCCACTGTCACCATGGCAGTTGGTGTCCAAAGTGGCAAGGGGAGAAGCGGACAGAGGGCACTGGGGAAGCATAGCCTTCCAGCCACCATGACAACTCGGGGTGGCAGAGGAACAGCCTCCTCAGGGCTGACTACAGgggactgcagcactgctgccagcacaccGTCCAGGAAAGGGAGCCATGTGGTCAGTGCAGGGCAAGGAGAGAGCGGGGAggtggggacagcaggcccagAGAGACAGAGGGCTAGGGTCCAGCAAGAGGTGGCACCAGCACGTGGTGTGGTGGGAGGAATGGTGGTCCCTGAGGGGCACAGGGCTAGAGTCCAGCAAGAGGTGGCACCAGCACGTGGTGTGGTGGGAGGAATGGTGGTTCCTGAGGGGCACAGAGCCAGGACCCAGCCAGAGGTGGCAtcagcacccagcactgtgGGGAAAGCAGCCCCAgagaggcacaggaacagggcTCAGCAAGAAGTAGCACCAGTGCCCAGCATGGTGGTGGAAACAGTGGCCCCAGAGAGGCACAGGGCCAGGGTGCGGCCAGAGTCAGCCAGGCTGGGACAAGCAGCGAGGCCAGAGGTGGcaccagcacccagcacaggggGGAGAATTGTGGCCCCAGGGGGGCACCGGGCCAGGGTTTGGCCAGGGGCAGCACCGGCACCTGGAGTGGTGGGGGTGGCCAGGCCAGCCCTCAGCAAAGCCTATAATGGGGACAAAAGGGTTGCCATAGGAAAGTCCACTGATGTGCCAAGGGATCCCTGGGTGTGGGGCAGCGCCCACCCCCAGGCCCAGCACACCAGGGGCAGCACGGTGGCAGGAGGCTTTGCCCATCTGCACAGAGGGCAAAGGTTGGGGGGCCTGACAGAGATGGAGCACTCCAGGCAGGTGGAGCAGGTGAGGCACGCCGACCGGCTGCGCCTGCATGAGCGGGCCGTGTATGGCCTCAGCGGGGTGGGCGGCCCCCTGCAGCCTCCCGCAGTCCACACTGACCCCTGGAGCGCCGACAGCAGCCAGTCTTCTGAGGGGCGGTGGGGCAGCCACAGCGACAGCCGTGAGGAGGATGGCGAGGTCAGAGGGTATCCCTACGGCCGACAGTCCCTCTGA
- the MEPE gene encoding ovocleidin-116 isoform X1: MLCPQEPARMRATLFCLCLCLLGTVLPTPVSLPARARGNCPGQHQILLKGCNTKHGFYIFQYIYSHLMQKNQTQVKKEEGDHQGTIHGHWLGKVDGEAPGQGAGSSHVPEDKDSPKTHSHITPASKGEGRALRPGIGDSNSVYPTSTSVEGSGDMGSILLGEIINGEDGLPQSTHPGGPHGDGDGGNGVLVDGAVTAGRERASGSEGAGSEGGSHAPVPDQGQAGTMGTGDSAITSVTDSAITSVTKKEDVHVDTEGIDEFAYIPDVDAVTITRGQDGETHISPEDEVKIFIGRANIQVGENDSSVGSAGATSEANVIPTVVTVRPQGHPEESATMATLHHGDSVTSRPVGHPSVGNSGDGATEIHSGQELEAPSPWESTGGDATVTMAVGVQSGKGRSGQRALGKHSLPATMTTRGGRGTASSGLTTGDCSTAASTPSRKGSHVVSAGQGESGEVGTAGPERQRARVQQEVAPARGVVGGMVVPEGHRARVQQEVAPARGVVGGMVVPEGHRARTQPEVASAPSTVGKAAPERHRNRAQQEVAPVPSMVVETVAPERHRARVRPESARLGQAARPEVAPAPSTGGRIVAPGGHRARVWPGAAPAPGVVGVARPALSKAYNGDKRVAIGKSTDVPRDPWVWGSAHPQAQHTRGSTVAGGFAHLHRGQRLGGLTEMEHSRQVEQVRHADRLRLHERAVYGLSGVGGPLQPPAVHTDPWSADSSQSSEGRWGSHSDSREEDGEVRGYPYGRQSL; encoded by the exons ATGCTGTGCCCCCAGGAGCCAGCCAGGATGCGCGCAACCctcttctgcctctgcctctgcctgctgggCACCGTGCTGCCCACGCCC GTGTCACTTCCAGCCAGGGCAAGAGGAAACTGCCCTGGACAGCACCAG ATACTGCTGAAAGGTTGCAACACCAAACATGGCTTCTACATCTTCCAGTACATTTACTCCCACCTCATGCAGAAAAATCAGACACAGGTCAAG AAAGAAGAAGGTGACCACCAGGGCACAATCCATGGCCACTGGCTGGGTAAGGTGGATGGGGAGGCCCCAGGGCAAGGTGCTGGAAGCAGCCATGTGCCGGAGGACAAGGACAGCCCCAAGACCCACAGCCACATCACTCCAGCAAGCAAAGGGGAAGGCCGTGCTCTGCGCCCCGGTattggtgacagcaacagtgtgTATCCCACCTCAACCAGTGTGGAAGGCAGCGGCGACATGGGTTCGATTTTGCTGGGGGAGATCATCAATGGCGAAGATGGCCTCCCCCAAAGCACCCACCCTGGTGGACCTCATGGAGATGGCGATGGTGGTAACGGTGTCCTGGTGGATGGGGCTGTGactgcagggagggagagggccTCTGGTTCCGAAGGGGCTGGGAGTGAGGGTGGTAGCCATGCCCCTGTGCCCGACCAAGGGCAAGCAGGCACCATGGGGACAGGAGACTCTGCCATCACCTCTGTCACAGACTCTGCCATCACCTCTGTCACCAAGAAGGAGGATGTCCATGTGGACACGGAAGGCATAGATGAGTTCGCATACATCCCTGATGTAGACGCTGTCACCATCACACGGGGGCAGGACGGTGAAACACATATCTCTCCGGAGGATGAGGTGAAGATCTTCATTGGAAGAGCCAACATCCAAGTGGGTGAGAATGACAGCAGTGTGGGCAGCGCTGGTGCTACCAGTGAGGCCAATGTCATCCCTACAGTGGTGACCGTCAGGCCTCAGGGACACCCTGAGGAATCAGCCACCATGGCCACCCTGCATCATGGGGACAGTGTCACCAGCAGGCCTGTGGGCCACCCTTCTGTAGGAAACAGTGGGGATGGTGCCACTGAAATCCACAGCGGACAAGAGCTGGAGGCCCCTAGCCCTTGGGAGAGCACTGGTGGCGATGCCACTGTCACCATGGCAGTTGGTGTCCAAAGTGGCAAGGGGAGAAGCGGACAGAGGGCACTGGGGAAGCATAGCCTTCCAGCCACCATGACAACTCGGGGTGGCAGAGGAACAGCCTCCTCAGGGCTGACTACAGgggactgcagcactgctgccagcacaccGTCCAGGAAAGGGAGCCATGTGGTCAGTGCAGGGCAAGGAGAGAGCGGGGAggtggggacagcaggcccagAGAGACAGAGGGCTAGGGTCCAGCAAGAGGTGGCACCAGCACGTGGTGTGGTGGGAGGAATGGTGGTCCCTGAGGGGCACAGGGCTAGAGTCCAGCAAGAGGTGGCACCAGCACGTGGTGTGGTGGGAGGAATGGTGGTTCCTGAGGGGCACAGAGCCAGGACCCAGCCAGAGGTGGCAtcagcacccagcactgtgGGGAAAGCAGCCCCAgagaggcacaggaacagggcTCAGCAAGAAGTAGCACCAGTGCCCAGCATGGTGGTGGAAACAGTGGCCCCAGAGAGGCACAGGGCCAGGGTGCGGCCAGAGTCAGCCAGGCTGGGACAAGCAGCGAGGCCAGAGGTGGcaccagcacccagcacaggggGGAGAATTGTGGCCCCAGGGGGGCACCGGGCCAGGGTTTGGCCAGGGGCAGCACCGGCACCTGGAGTGGTGGGGGTGGCCAGGCCAGCCCTCAGCAAAGCCTATAATGGGGACAAAAGGGTTGCCATAGGAAAGTCCACTGATGTGCCAAGGGATCCCTGGGTGTGGGGCAGCGCCCACCCCCAGGCCCAGCACACCAGGGGCAGCACGGTGGCAGGAGGCTTTGCCCATCTGCACAGAGGGCAAAGGTTGGGGGGCCTGACAGAGATGGAGCACTCCAGGCAGGTGGAGCAGGTGAGGCACGCCGACCGGCTGCGCCTGCATGAGCGGGCCGTGTATGGCCTCAGCGGGGTGGGCGGCCCCCTGCAGCCTCCCGCAGTCCACACTGACCCCTGGAGCGCCGACAGCAGCCAGTCTTCTGAGGGGCGGTGGGGCAGCCACAGCGACAGCCGTGAGGAGGATGGCGAGGTCAGAGGGTATCCCTACGGCCGACAGTCCCTCTGA
- the IBSP gene encoding bone sialoprotein 2 precursor (The RefSeq protein has 1 non-frameshifting indel compared to this genomic sequence), with translation MRTALLLACLLATASAFSVRSWLRRARAGDSEENAVLKSRHRYYLYRYAYPPLHRYKGSDSSEEEGDGSEEEEEGGAPSHAGTQAAGEGLTLGDVGPGGDAASAHQDCKGGQKGTRGDSGDEDSDEEEEEEEEEEEEEEVEEQDVSVNGTSTNTTAETPHGNNTVAAEEEEDDDEEEEEEEEEEEEAEATTAAATTAQDEATTLGDEQRSEATTAGEQWEYEVTVGARGDEGPTESSYGDQEEPARGDSYRAYEDEYGYYKGHGYDMYGQDYYYNQ, from the exons ATGAGGACGGCGCTGCTGCTTGCCTGCCTGCTGGCCACTGCCTCCGCCTTCTCGGTGAGGAGCTGGCTGCGCAGAGCCCGGGCAGGCGACTCGGAGGAGAATGCG GTGCTGAAGAGCCGGCACCGGTACTACCTGTACCGCTACGCCTACCCACCGCTGCATCGCTACAAG GGCAGTGACTCCTCGGAGGAAGAGGGGGACGgctcagaggaggaggaggaagggggg GCACCGTCCCATGCAGGTACTCAGGCAGCAGGCGAGGGGCTGACCCTCGGGGATGTGGGGCCGGGGGGTGACGCTGCGTCTGCCCATCAG gactGCAAAGGGGGCCAGAAGGGCACACGGGGTGACTCGGGCGATGAGGACAgtgatgaggaagaggaggaagaggaggaggaggaggaggaagaagaggtagAGGAGCAGGATGTCAGTGTCAATGGGACCAGCACCAACACCACAGCAGAGACACCCCATGGGAACAACACCGTGgcagctgaggaggaggaagatgatgatgaggaggaggaagaggaagaagaggaagaagaggaggaggaggaagctgaaGCCACCACCGCTGCTGCCACCACTGCGCAGGATGAGGCAACCACGTTGGGCGATGAGCAGCGCTCTGAGGCCACTACGgctggggagcagtgggagTACGAGGTGACAGTGGGAGCCCGCGGGGATGAAGGTCCCACTGAGAGCAGCTATGGGGACCAGGAGGAGCCAGCACGTGGGGACAGCTACCGCGCCTATGAGGATGAGTACGGCTACTACAAGGGGCATGGCTATGACATGTATGGGCAGGATTACTACTACAACCAGTGA
- the DMP1 gene encoding dentin matrix acidic phosphoprotein 1 precursor — protein sequence MKTALLMLLLWAAARAHPVPGHLSVSREPEDAAPGDVANALGPLLGDEDHGRLHASMGPWDTGDADVAFGNHVERDLAEHNGLPAWPGDEEDDSGDDTFDEDKEEGEGPAYGTGDTRGHGDSSSSSSSESAMAPRRHIRYRGGSRWGGGSSSSQEDDEENIGLGSEGMQGDDPSVFDSLGGRHRSRGTSGSPWEDEDSHSPETEDTNSVEDSKEKSHSQENSEASRSREDGDSPSQEDGDSPSREDEDSPSKEDGDSPSQEDADSPSQEDADSPSQEASDEESAEDGSEEAVSASQGRSSREERASAEDRSAVSDLDTEEEQSRSKEDSLETEEDVSKPDDDAPSASTESQSSSPEGSQEDSEGEEDEAVSEESTSTESTNSASLEEDDDDDVHSQETTSRGDASSLRSLKNRRRRPGAYHRKQAAELDDDDCQDGY from the exons ATGAAGACTGCACTGCTGATgttgctgctgtgggctgcagcccgCGCCCACCCT GTGCCTGGCCATCTCTCCGTGTCCCGAGAGCCTGAG GATGCAGCACCAGGGGATGTGGCAAATGCGCTGGGTCCCCTCCTGGGTGATGAAGACCATGGGCGCCTCCATGCCAGCATGGGGCCATGGGACACTGGTGATGCGGACGTAGCCTTTGGGAACCACGTGGAGCGAGACCTTGCTGAGCACAACGGGCTGCCTGCCTGGCCTGGGGACGAGGAGGATGACAGCGGGGATGACACCTTTGATGAGGATAAGGAAGAGGGTGAAGGGCCTGCTTACGGCACTGGGGACACCAGAGGACATGGTgacagtagcagcagcagcagcagtgagagtgCGATGGCCCCACGCCGCCACATCCGATACCGTGGCGGCTCCAGgtggggaggaggcagcagcagcagccaggaggatgatgaggagAACATTGGACTGGGCAGTGAAGGCATGCAGGGTGACGACCCCTCTGTCTTTGACAGCCTGGGTGGCAGGCACCGCAGCCGGGGGACGTCTGGCAGCCCCTGGGAGGATGAAGACAGCCACTCCCCAGAGACTGAGGACACCAACTCTGTGGAAGACAGCAAGGAGAAGAGTCACTCACAGGAGAACAGCGAGGCCAGCAGGTCCAGGGAGGATGGCGACAGCCCATCCCAGGAGGATGGGGACAGTCCATCCAGGGAAGATGAGGACAGCCCGTCCAAAGAGGATGGGGACAGCCCGTCCCAGGAGGATGCGGACAGCCCGTCCCAGGAGGATGCGGACAGCCCATCACAGGAGGCATCAGATGAGGAGTCTGCAGAGGACGGCTCAGAGGAGGCGGTGAGCGCATCCCAGGGacgcagcagcagggaggagcgGGCGTCCGCAGAGGACAGAAGCGCAGTGTCTGATCTTGACACcgaggaggagcagagcaggtccaaagagGACAGCTTGGAGACAGAGGAAGATGTCTCCAAGCCTGACGATGATGCTCCAAGTGCATCAACTGAGAGCCAGAGCTCATCCCCAGAGGGCAGCCAGGAGGACAGTGAGGGTGAGGAGGACGAGGCAGTGAGCGAAGAGAGCACATCCACAGAGAGCACCAACAGCGCATCCCTggaggaagatgatgatgatgatgtgcACTCCCAGGAGACTACCAGCCGTGGGGATGCCAGCTCACTGCGCAGCCTGAAGAACCGCAGGCGGCGGCCGGGTGCCTACCACAGGAAGCAGGCTGCCGAGCTCGACGATGACGACTGCCAGGATGGGTACTGA